One part of the uncultured Bacteroides sp. genome encodes these proteins:
- a CDS encoding TonB-dependent receptor, which translates to MKNFNFKKTLGIIIVLLMVPLWVFSQNFIVKGTVKDASGEALLGVNISQVGTANGTVSDVNGNFQISVSPNAKLQFSFVGYVGQVIAVGEKRTLSVVLKEDDKTLEEVVVVGYGTQKKADLSSAIAVLPTKELNKVPGGLQAGLQSSVPGVQITNGRIKIRGVGSINNTDPLYVVDGMIGGAVPDEANIASIQVLKDAASCAIYGARGANGVIVITTKRGTAGEVKVDYDGFAGVKNLSNNIDMLNGQELAELVNEELWNAGKRNATDYLDAYKNPSTIGEGYNMFNALKRTGFYQKHNLSISGGSENANFRVNSLYSTDKPIFIKEDTKNYGMQFISDFTKGKFKFGETVSIKRSNHDWSDKNLLIALKWAPTLPLYDANSSTGFAGAGNGTDVANSLAQANLNWHKGETTSVNGNAWMTYEILPGLKYKFNMGVDMYRYMVQDYEAEYSIPYQNHTPDSYSMASYKTNRLLYENTLSYEKSIGKHSLNALFGVSSDETKSLSVSAGARAMPSEDILILGATQDDSSKSVDSSVGHESMFSMLGRINYSYDSKYLLTFNFRRDGSSKFSKNNRYGNFPSLSAAWRVSQEKFMEKLPFVNDFKLRASWGMLGNSNIDSYQYQSTIAFSNIWYYLNNAKNAGGLATTPSNPNVKWESQYSTDFGFDLSLFDNQLSFIFDYYYKKTSDMLVAVPISYAAGYSDNKPTLNAGSIENKGLELAVSYKKSIGKFDYSVTGNISTVKNKVLSIGSNNQIMAGNGISKTAVGRSIGEFWGYVTNGLYRTQAELDADKKFAPKAALGDVRFVDKDGDGVADQDYIGNPIPKFSYGLSADVSYRTAFGTLDMAMIWQGSQGNDIYNKTRYFGEGMYHYYNCFASTLNRYRAEDLEFVNPISGVTTIYPKNTNTDMPRAVIGDPNQNMRNSKRYVEDGSYLRLKALTIGYTLPQSVTKKLNINNLRVYVGGKNLITLTKYSGFDPEVGDQDTGGTNLTRGVDGSSSWDPTFPNSREFFVGAQLSF; encoded by the coding sequence ATGAAAAACTTTAATTTTAAAAAAACCTTAGGAATCATCATTGTTCTATTGATGGTCCCTCTTTGGGTATTTTCTCAAAACTTTATTGTAAAAGGTACAGTAAAGGATGCTTCTGGTGAAGCTTTACTTGGTGTAAATATATCTCAGGTTGGTACTGCTAATGGTACAGTATCAGATGTTAATGGTAATTTTCAGATCTCAGTTTCTCCGAATGCCAAATTACAATTTTCTTTCGTTGGATATGTAGGTCAGGTTATAGCGGTTGGAGAAAAAAGAACGTTGAGTGTTGTTTTAAAAGAAGATGACAAAACTTTAGAAGAAGTTGTTGTTGTTGGTTATGGTACTCAGAAAAAAGCGGATTTGTCATCGGCTATAGCTGTTCTCCCTACCAAAGAACTAAATAAAGTTCCTGGTGGATTGCAAGCTGGATTGCAGAGCTCGGTTCCTGGTGTTCAAATTACCAATGGAAGAATAAAGATTCGTGGTGTTGGTTCTATTAATAATACAGATCCTCTTTATGTGGTGGATGGTATGATTGGTGGCGCTGTGCCAGATGAAGCTAATATTGCAAGTATTCAGGTTTTAAAAGATGCTGCATCTTGTGCTATCTATGGTGCCCGTGGTGCTAATGGAGTTATTGTTATTACAACAAAACGAGGAACAGCTGGCGAAGTAAAGGTAGATTATGACGGATTTGCTGGTGTGAAAAACCTGTCAAACAATATCGATATGCTTAATGGACAGGAATTGGCAGAGCTGGTAAATGAAGAATTATGGAACGCAGGCAAAAGAAACGCTACTGATTATTTAGATGCATATAAAAATCCATCTACTATAGGTGAAGGATATAATATGTTTAATGCATTGAAGCGTACAGGTTTTTATCAGAAACATAATCTCTCTATAAGTGGAGGTTCTGAAAATGCAAATTTTAGAGTAAACAGTCTTTATTCAACAGATAAACCTATTTTTATTAAAGAAGATACTAAAAATTATGGAATGCAGTTTATCTCTGATTTTACGAAAGGTAAATTCAAATTCGGTGAAACTGTATCAATTAAACGTAGCAATCATGATTGGAGTGATAAAAACCTGCTAATAGCATTAAAATGGGCTCCAACTTTGCCTTTGTATGATGCTAATAGCTCAACAGGATTTGCTGGTGCTGGAAATGGTACAGACGTAGCAAATTCTTTGGCACAGGCTAATTTAAACTGGCACAAAGGTGAAACTACTTCCGTAAATGGTAATGCATGGATGACTTATGAAATACTCCCCGGTTTAAAATACAAATTCAACATGGGAGTTGACATGTATCGATATATGGTTCAGGATTATGAGGCAGAGTATTCAATTCCATATCAAAACCATACACCTGATTCTTATTCCATGGCAAGCTATAAAACTAATAGACTTTTGTATGAGAATACTCTTTCTTATGAAAAGAGCATTGGTAAACACAGCTTAAATGCTTTGTTTGGAGTTTCCTCAGATGAAACAAAGAGTTTAAGTGTAAGTGCCGGGGCGCGTGCTATGCCAAGTGAAGATATTCTTATTCTAGGTGCGACTCAGGATGATAGTTCAAAATCTGTTGATTCTTCTGTGGGACACGAGTCTATGTTCTCTATGCTGGGACGAATTAACTATAGTTACGACAGCAAATATTTGCTGACATTTAACTTTAGACGTGATGGTTCTTCCAAGTTTAGTAAAAACAATCGTTATGGTAATTTCCCATCTTTATCTGCTGCATGGAGAGTAAGTCAGGAAAAATTTATGGAAAAGCTTCCATTTGTTAATGATTTTAAATTGCGCGCCAGCTGGGGTATGTTGGGTAACTCTAACATCGATTCTTATCAGTATCAAAGTACTATAGCATTTAGTAATATTTGGTATTATCTTAATAATGCAAAGAACGCAGGTGGACTTGCGACTACTCCTTCAAATCCAAATGTTAAGTGGGAAAGTCAATATTCTACAGACTTTGGTTTCGATCTTTCTTTGTTTGATAATCAGTTGTCATTTATATTTGATTATTATTACAAGAAGACATCAGATATGTTAGTGGCTGTGCCTATTTCATATGCTGCTGGTTATAGTGATAATAAACCTACACTTAATGCCGGAAGTATTGAAAATAAGGGACTTGAACTTGCTGTTTCATACAAAAAGTCAATTGGTAAATTTGATTATTCAGTAACGGGTAATATTTCTACAGTAAAGAATAAGGTACTTAGTATTGGTTCTAATAATCAGATCATGGCAGGCAATGGCATCTCTAAAACTGCAGTTGGCAGATCTATCGGAGAATTCTGGGGATATGTAACAAATGGACTATATCGTACTCAGGCAGAATTAGATGCAGATAAAAAGTTTGCGCCAAAAGCAGCATTAGGTGATGTTCGTTTTGTAGATAAGGATGGAGATGGAGTAGCCGATCAAGATTACATCGGAAATCCAATACCTAAATTCAGTTATGGATTGAGTGCAGATGTCAGTTATAGAACTGCTTTTGGAACATTAGATATGGCTATGATTTGGCAAGGATCTCAGGGTAATGATATTTATAATAAAACCCGCTATTTTGGCGAAGGCATGTACCACTATTACAACTGTTTTGCAAGCACACTGAATCGTTACCGTGCCGAAGATCTGGAATTTGTCAACCCAATTTCAGGAGTAACTACTATTTATCCAAAGAATACAAATACAGATATGCCAAGAGCTGTTATAGGCGATCCAAATCAGAATATGCGTAATTCAAAACGTTATGTAGAAGATGGATCTTATTTAAGACTGAAAGCCTTGACTATTGGCTATACACTTCCTCAAAGTGTAACTAAGAAATTGAACATTAATAATCTGAGAGT